CCCGGTCCGCGGAAGGGAAGCAGCAGGGTCAGCACCGCGGCCAGGGCGCCCCAGGTGAGCAGGCCGAGGGCCGCCGCCTTCAGCACGCCGAGGCCCGCGGCGGCGACGTAGAAGCCGGCGGCGAGCGCGGCGTTCGCCAGGGCCGCACTCGACGCCATCTGCACCTCGGCCTCGTGGCGGCCGAACAGCGTGCCGAGGCCGCGTGCCAGCGGCCGCTGCAGCACCAGCAGCAGGGCGCAGAGGATCACGGCCGTGACCAGCGCCATCCACCAGGCCGTCCGCGAGGAGAACAGCAGCAGGGTGCCGGAGACCAGGGTGACCGCCACCGCGGCGAAGAGCCCGCCCGTGCCCCGCGCGGCTGTCGGCGTCGGCCCGTCCATCGACAGCAGGAAGACGAGTGCGAAGAACGCCGGGACCCCGAGCAGCCCGGCCCACCACACCGGCCAGGAGGCGAAGGCGACCAGCTGGACGGCGAACGCCGCGCTCCCCGCGAGCGCGCTGCGGTTCAGGGCGGAGTCCCGTGCCGCGAGCACCACCACCGGGCCGGCCGGCGGCTCGGCCACCACAGGTGGCGCCGGGTGCGGGTCGGTCGGCGCGGGCACCGGGGTGTGTCCGCCCGCGGTGGCTCGGGTCGGTGCGCCGTCGAGGGCCGTCGGCGGGTGCGGGGGCGCCGACGGCGCCCGGCCGGGGACGACGGCGGTGGCCGCGTCGGCGTGGACGGGCGGCGGCGGGGGCACCGGGTGGCGGCTCGGGTCCGGGGCCGCGAGCAGCGCCTCGATGCGGCCGGCGATCTCCTCGGCGCTGCCCGGCCGCTCCCCCGGCTCCTTGGCCAGCAGGGCGAGGACCAGCGCGTCGACCTCGGCCGGGACGGCGGGCCGCACCCCGCTGGGGGCCTCGGGCTGCCGGGTGAGGTGCTGGTGCAGGACGGCCAGCGGTGCGCCGGTGAACGGCGGACGGCCCGTCAGCAGTGTGTGCAGCAGGCAGCCGACGGCGTAGAGGTCGGCCGCCGGGCCGATGCCGCGGTCGCCGCGGGCCTGTTCGGGCGCCATGTAGGCGGCCGTGCCGATGGCGTGGCCGGTGCCGGTGAGCGCGAGGTCCTCGTACACGTGCTTGACGATGCCGAAGTCGAGGATCTTGACGGTGCCGCCGGGCAGCAGCATGGCGTTCGCGGGCTTGATGTCGCGGTGGACGAGGCCGGCCCGGTGGGCGGCGGCCAGGCCGGTGCAGACCTGCCGGGTCCAGTCGAGGGCATCGGCCACCGGCGGCAGCGGCCCCTCGGTGAGGACGTCCTCCAGGGCCCGCCCGTCGAGGTGCTCCATGACCAGGAAGGGCGCACCGCCGTGCTCGGGCCCGGCCCGGCCGAAGTCGTGGACGGTGACGATGTGCGGGCTGCTGAGGTTGCCGGCGGCCCGGGCCTCCGCGGCGAACCGCTCCACCCCCGCGGAGGCCGTGTCGGCGCCGGTCAGCAGCTTCACCGCGACCGGCCGGCCGACCCGCTCGTCGAAGGCCCGCCACACCTGGCCCATCCCGCCGGAGCCCAGCACCGCCTCCAGCCGGTACCGGCCGTCCAGTTGCTCGCCCTGCATGCGCACTCCCGTCACGTCCCCCGAAGCGCGACTCGTCCGGACACGCCCCACCGCCCCCGGCACTCTACCGGCCGGCCCGCCCCCGCCTGCGCCTGTTCACCCGGCCCTCACCCCGCCCGGCCGTCGACCCGTCAGCACGCCGACGCCGCCCTGTCCGTCCGGTGCCGGGTCCTGCGGGATGGAAGGATTGGCGGTATGGCCGACTTCGAGATCCCCGAGCGCCACGCGCAGCTGCTCCGGTACGCACAGACCCTGACCCCGCCCTCGGGTTGGAAGATCGAGGTGTCCGGCGACGAGATCATCATGATGGCCGGGCCGTCGGTGATCCACCAGCGCAACCTCCTGGTCGTCCGGGAGCAGTTCGACGCCCACCGCCCGGCCGGGCTGATGCCGAGCGAGAACACCGACCTCGCGTCGCCGAACGTCGGCAAGCTCCGGAATCCGGATCTGACCTACATCCCGCTCTCCGTCGTGGAACTCGGCGGCAGCGAGGTTCCCGCAGAGCTCGCCGAGATCGCCGTGGAGATCGTCTCGCCCTCCAACCCCGAGAACGACCTGGTCGGCAAGGTCCGCGACTACCCGCTGATGCGGATCCCGCTGTACCTGCTGATCGACCCGCGGGAGGGCGCGATCGTGCTGTACTCGGAACCGGACAACGGCGTCTACCACCGGCAGTGGCGCGGCACGTTCGGCGACACGGTGCCCGTCCCGGCGCCGTTCTCGTTCGGACTGGCGACGGGCGAGCTGATCCGCTACCCGGCCTGAGGGGCCGTCAGGGCCGGGGCGGCGGCGGGGTGGACCTGGACGGGGACGCCGTTGAGGACGGCGGTGCCGGACAGCGGGTCGACGGCGCCGGGGTCGGTGAGCATGTTGACGTTGACGCCGGGGACGGCCGCGGCGACCCGCATCCGGGTGCCGGGCCGGTCGTGGCCCCAGCCGTGCG
This genomic window from Streptomyces sp. TLI_235 contains:
- a CDS encoding serine/threonine protein kinase, which produces MQGEQLDGRYRLEAVLGSGGMGQVWRAFDERVGRPVAVKLLTGADTASAGVERFAAEARAAGNLSSPHIVTVHDFGRAGPEHGGAPFLVMEHLDGRALEDVLTEGPLPPVADALDWTRQVCTGLAAAHRAGLVHRDIKPANAMLLPGGTVKILDFGIVKHVYEDLALTGTGHAIGTAAYMAPEQARGDRGIGPAADLYAVGCLLHTLLTGRPPFTGAPLAVLHQHLTRQPEAPSGVRPAVPAEVDALVLALLAKEPGERPGSAEEIAGRIEALLAAPDPSRHPVPPPPPVHADAATAVVPGRAPSAPPHPPTALDGAPTRATAGGHTPVPAPTDPHPAPPVVAEPPAGPVVVLAARDSALNRSALAGSAAFAVQLVAFASWPVWWAGLLGVPAFFALVFLLSMDGPTPTAARGTGGLFAAVAVTLVSGTLLLFSSRTAWWMALVTAVILCALLLVLQRPLARGLGTLFGRHEAEVQMASSAALANAALAAGFYVAAAGLGVLKAAALGLLTWGALAAVLTLLLPFRGPGAGPEPR
- a CDS encoding Uma2 family endonuclease gives rise to the protein MADFEIPERHAQLLRYAQTLTPPSGWKIEVSGDEIIMMAGPSVIHQRNLLVVREQFDAHRPAGLMPSENTDLASPNVGKLRNPDLTYIPLSVVELGGSEVPAELAEIAVEIVSPSNPENDLVGKVRDYPLMRIPLYLLIDPREGAIVLYSEPDNGVYHRQWRGTFGDTVPVPAPFSFGLATGELIRYPA